ATCTGGTAGAGGCGGCGGCCCTCGATGCTGGCGAGCAGGAAGTCCTTCTCCTTCTCCTGCGCCTCGCTGCCGATGTCGGCCGGGTGCGTGCGATACAGGCTGATCTCGCCCGCACGTTCGGCGAGGTCCTGGTCCGTGTCCTCGAAGTGCCCGATCGCGTCCAGCACCTGCGCCCGCTCGCGCCGCAGCAGCTTCTCGATCTGCTCCCGCTCCCCGTCCGTCAGCATCGGAAGTCCCCTTGTCCGTAATGGCAGGCGCGGCGCCGGGGCGCCGCAGTTCGTGTGCGCCGCCGGGTTCAATCTCCGTGCCGCGCTCCCCGCGCCCGCCGTTTCGCATCCCCACACCGACGCACCTGCCGCGCGTCCTCCCCTCGCGAGACGACAACGGGAGGCCCGATCACGCCCGAGGCGCATCGGAGATCATCTCCCGTAGATCGGAAGTGCCGTCGAGCGGCTGATCGAAACCCTGATCGCCCGATCGGCGGATGGACGCGAAGGCCTCCATCTTTCCGCTCGCCTGCGCTGAAAGACGAACGGCCCTCCCCGCGAGGGGAGGGCCGTTCGCGCCGCCGGAAGGGTCCGGCCTAC
This Longimicrobiaceae bacterium DNA region includes the following protein-coding sequences:
- a CDS encoding TraR/DksA C4-type zinc finger protein, with product MLTDGEREQIEKLLRRERAQVLDAIGHFEDTDQDLAERAGEISLYRTHPADIGSEAQEKEKDFLLASIEGRRLYQIDDALRRLIDDPEGFGKCERCGRDIGFARLEVIPETTLCAEDAQLLESADPEGAPRPREADGNAME